The Psychrobacillus sp. FSL K6-2836 nucleotide sequence CTTATAGAACCAACTGTGAAAAAACAAATTCTGTTGGATATTTGTCCTTGTTTAACAAACCATTAGTGGAGGATGAAGAAAACTTCCACTAATGGAAGTTTCACCTTATATAAAATAAAGAAAGTGACTATAATAGTCACTTTCAGTCTAAAACTTTACTAATCCAGTTTGCTTATAAGTATTGATATTATAACTTTTAATCTCTTTCATCGCAATTGTATAGATTGTGTCTCCTGCGTAGACAATTCGTTGAATCGAGCTTTCCCATTCTTCATACATTTGACCAGAAACCTCGGGTCGAAGTAAGTCCCCTTTTCGTTCGATTCCATTTTCAGGCGTTATTTCGTAGATTAATGCTCCATCCTGTTTAAAATCAGCATATTCCTTGCCAGGCTGTCTCTCGTAAATGGAGACTGGGAATCCATATAAGTGTTTCTCCTGATGCTCAAAAAGCGCATGATGATCATATTGTATTGGTGAATATGTGCCTTGATCACCTATGACTTCTGTATCTTTTTCTTTCGGATTTGCAAAGTCACTTACATCGAACAAGGAAATTTTCATTCCTTCCGTCATGATCAGCGGCTCTTTCCCACCACTTTGCGTATCAACTCTCGTTTCATATCCGAAGCCAATGAGATGATTTTCATCTAATGGGTGTAGATAATTACTAAAACCGGGTATCTTTAATTCACCTAATACTTTCGGTGAAGTAGGAGTAGCGACATCTATCACGAATAGTGGATCTGTTTCTTTGAAAGTCACCATATAAGCTTTATCACCCATAAATCTTGCCGAATAAATTCTTTCGTCCTTTGCAAGACCAGTTAGAGAGCCTATCAATTTCATTCCTTCATCTAATATAAATAAGTTATTTTCCGATACTTCATTTTCGTTCCAACTATTTCCTTTCGTTGTCACTGCTCGGAAATACCCATCATGTTCATCCATGGAAAACTGGTTTAAAATATGACCCTTTAACCGATTAGAGGCAACAAATTGGATTGCTGTTTTATCTAGCGCAAATTTGAATACCTCCGTATCCATAGAGCCTGGATTCCAAAACATTTTACCTGTTGAAGTACCTTCCTCATAAATACTAGACGTTAAATATAAATTATTCTTCGACATATACAATTGTTCACTTCCACCGAGATATCCCTTCGTTATTACTTCATTTTTTTCAGGATTAGAAACGTCCAAAGCTGTGATAATACTGTAAGTCGCTTCCTTAGAATTTGGTAAGATGGAGAGATCCTCGTACGGTAAAGGTTTCACTGTATCCCCTTTTTCAGAGTCGTATGTGTACGGACGCAACTCTGTATTTTCCTGTTCTTCCATTATCCAAAAGTTCGGGTAGACATTCGTTACATAATAGAGTGTACCAGCTGTTAGCCTAGCTCCAGACATATGTCCTTCCGTCCCGACCTCTCTTTGAAGTTTCGGTTCTGCTGGATTGGAAATATCATAAAACAACGCAGTCGTCATGGAATCCATTGGCATAGACATACGTGCTATATCATTGCCACTTTGTTCGTATGGTAATGCATGAATAGAATTCTTTTGCGCCAAAACTATTAGCGTTTTATCGGATAGGAACAGCTGCATTGGATAATAATCCGAACCAATTCGAATCTTTGTTTCTTCTTTCATTTTTGTTGGATCTTCTATATTAACAACAGCTATATTATTTTCTGTAATCGAGTATATATGTGTGCCATTTGTTTTTATAATATCTGCCTCGTCTACTCCCTCTACTTGGTTGTTCGTGGTAGAATGATCACCGCTACCCCTCGCATCTGAAGATAACTCCGAAGATTCTTCTGCTGTTTCCGTAAAAGCAAACTTCTCGTTTTGAATGTTTTGCAACTTCTTTACCATTTCAAAATGGGCTTTTAACTCCGCTTCTGATTGAACAGTAGGTAGCTCTTTATATACGTGAAAAGGAAAACCAGTTTTTGTAATTCCAAGTTTGTCTTTTACACGTAAAATATATGAACCCTCATTCAAGCCCTCAATTTCTATGGATTTACCGTTTGAAGTGAGCGAATAATTTGCATCCACCTTCTTACCTTGTTGATCCTCCACATACACATCTTCATTTTCTAATGCATCCTTTCCAATAGCAGAAGAAAAAGATGCTTGAAAAACTTGACCCGATAGCACAACTGACTGTGCTGTCACAGATAATTTAGTGAAATAAAATAAGCTAGCTAAGCTGACAACTAAACCTAATATTCCTATTGAAATAATCCACCTTTTCAATATGGATCACCCTTCCTTTTCTCTTTGTTACCCCATTAGACTTTAAAAAAAGGAATTAGTTACACATATAGGAAGAAAATTCAGAAATTATTATTCACCTCAATCTCTTTTGATATAAATTAAACATTATGAATTGTATAGCGAATTAACTAGTGTTCATTTATCATAGGTTAAGAGGGGGCAGGATAACAAAACAAAGGGGGACATTAATTTGAAGGTTTTAACACGATTTACTAATTCCTTAATGGAAAGATACTTACCTGATCCATATATTTTTGTAGCAATACTAACGATACTTGTATTTTTACTGGGAGTAACTCTAACAGACTCTACTCCTCTTGAGATGGCTACTTATTGGGGAGATGGATTCTGGGGATTATTATCCTTCACAATGCAAATGGTTATTGTACTATTGGCAGGACATGTATTAGCAAGTAGTCCAGTTTTTAAAAAAATATTAAGCTCTCTTGCTGGTATAGCAAAGACCCCAGGAGCTGCTATTCTACTAGTATCAGTCGTTTCACTTATCGGTTGCTGGATTAACTGGGGATTTGGTTTAGTAATCGGGGCTCTATTTGCCAAGGAAATTGCACGACAAGTTAAAAATGTGGACTATCGATTACTTATTGCTAGTGCCTATTCTGGTTTCATCATTTGGCACGGAGGTTTAGCCGGTTCTATTCCACTATCTATCGCGACGGAAGGACATCCCTTCGCAGACATAATGGGTATTGTACCTACTACAGAAACTTTATTTACTACATACAATCTATTTATTGTAATTGCACTTTTTGTTTCTGTTCCACTATTAAACAGATGGATGATGCCAAGTAAAGAAGAAACATTCTCTATTGACCCTGCTCTACTAGAGGAAGAAGAAACTGTTGAAAAGAATACAAAAAATCTCACACCTGCTCTTCGATTAGAAAAGAGTTATATTCTAACTGGTTTAATCGGATTGCTTGGTTTGGTATATCTAGTTCAACATTTTATGAATAAAGGATTTGATTTAAATCTTAATATTGTTAACTTAATATTTATCATTCTCGGTATAATTTGTCATGGCACACCTCAGCGATTCTTAGTTGCAGTGAAAAATGCAGCTAAAACTGTTGGTGATATCGTTATTCAGTTTCCATTTTATGCAGGGATCATGGGGATGATGGTTGCTTCTGGACTTGCAGGTGTCGTATCTGAGGCATTTATCAGTATTTCTAATGAGCATACTTTTTACCTATTTTCATTTTTTGCTGCGGGAATTGTAAACTTTTTTGTCCCATCTGGAGGCGGACAATGGGCAGTGCAAGCACCAATTATGCTAGATGCTGCATCTGCTTTAGACCTTAGTTACGCTAAGACCGCAATGGCCATTGCATGGGGTGATGCGTGGACAAACATGATTCAACCTTTCTGGGCATTACCTGCATTAGCAATTGCTGGTTTAAAAGCAAAGGATATTATGGGATACTGTGTAATTATCCTATTACTAAGTGGATTAGTTATAAGTATTGGTCTATTTTTCTTTTAAACATAGTTAGATTTCAGTAGTATTCCTATCCCTCTCAGTAAGATGCTTAAATAGAATAAATGTAAATTTACGCAGATTAAGCTCCCGAATTATTAAACGGGAGCTTTTTTCTTTATTGGTCTAGCTCTTACTTTCTGCCAACTTAACACAAAGCTAGCAATCATTTTTATTCATCAAATGGCCAATTCGGTAGCATATTGCTTAACGTTTTGTCTTCACGGTAACCGAGGACATATTCTGCCTGCATGATTGTATGAATCTCTCGCGTTCCTTCATAAATAACAGGAGCTTTTGAGTTTCTCAAATATCGCGCTACCGGGTATTCATCTGAATATCCATAGGCACCATACACCTGCACCGCATCATCCGCAGCTTTATTGGCAAAATCACATGCCTGCCATTTAGCTAGAGAAGTCTCTCTTGTATTGCGCACACCTTTGTTTTTTAGCTCTCCTACACGATATACGAGAAGACGACTCATTTGGAGACCAGCTTCCATTTTTGCAATCATTTGTTGAACAAGCTGATGCCTGCCAATCTCTTTTCCAAATGTTTGACGCTCCTTGCTATATTTTACGCTTGCTTCTAGACACGCAAGAGAAAGCCCGACTGCTCCTGCAGCTACTGTAAATCGCCCATTATCCAAAGCAGACATGGCAATTTTAAACCCTTCTCCTTCTTTTCCGAGAAGATTTCCCTTTGGCACGCGCATATTATCAAAAAACAGTTCTCCTGTATTTCCTGACTTAATGCCATATTTACCTTTAATGGCTTTAGATGAGAAGCCATTTAACGTACGCTCGACGATAAACGCACTAATACCATGATGCTTTTTAGATTTATCCGTGTATGCAAAAATGATGAAATGATCCGCCACATCGCATAGTGAAATCCATGTCTTCTGACCATTTAGGACATAGTCTTCTCCGTCTAGCACTGCTACTGTAGACATCGCAGCTACATCTGAACCAGCACCTGGTTCTGTTAAGCCAAATGCTCCAATTTTCTCACCAGTAGCCTGTGGAACTAAATACTTTTGTTTTTGTTCTTCCGATCCCCACTGCATTAAAGTCATGGAGTTTAAACCAGTATGAACCGAAACTGCAGTCCGAAAAGCAGTATCGCCGCGCTCCAATTCCTCACAAACGATTGCAAGTGAATTATAATCCATTCCACTTCCACCATACTTTTCAGGCACACATACACCCATCAAACCTAGGTCTGCGAGTCTTTTCCAAATGGCAGGATCAAATGCACCGTCTGATTCCCATTTTGCTATATGAGGAATTATTTCATTATCTACAAACTGTCGAACTGTTTTACGCAATAGCACTTGTTCTTCTGAGAAGTCAAAGTTCATCTTTACTCACCTCTAGTAATGGATTCTCTTATTTCTACACCTCTTGCTGCCATTTCTCGGATATACAATTCACCAGGAACGATTAGTTCGGGAGGATACACCCCGCGATTTTTAATGACGCTGTTTCCAATCATCTGTGCAACAACGGAAATAGTATTTGCTGTTGCTCTAGCCATTGCGGTTTCACCTGAAAGGGAGTCTTTTTTGGTCGCCATTTCATACGTAAAATTGGTAGGGACCCCGTCTTTTAAACCTTCTACGATGACCCGTAGCAATACTGCGTCCTCTTTATCTCCAAGTAGTAGCTGTGGAGTTAGGACTTCCTTCAATACATCTCGTGCCTTGATCATATTGCCGTTTACATTTACCACTGTATTTTTGTTCGTTAACCCTAAGTCTACGAGGAGTTTAAATTTATCTGCGTGCCCTTTATATCGAATTGTTTTATATTCAAGCGTATCTACATTCGGAAATGATTTTGGTAGAGTTGAAGTACCGCCAGCTGTATGGAATGCCTCTAGTTCACCATACTCTTCAAAGGTAATCGATTCTACTTCTGTAAGAGATGGTACTTCTTGACACTTCCCATCTCTTATAACGTGTGAAGCATCTGTATAATGATCGAACACCCCTTCTAATGAAAAGACGATATTGTAGCCAAAAATTCCCTCAGGCTCTACTGGTATTCCTCCAACATACAATCGAATAGCATTCACTTCATCAAGTTTGGAAGCACCGTATCCAGCTAATATATTGATCATTCCAGGAGCAACACCTAGATCAGGTATTAGTGTAATCCCCTTGCCCTTAGCTTTTTCATGAAGTATCAATACATTATCTGTAGCCCCTCCAATATGTCCTCCTAAATCAATAGAATGTACTCCTACTTCTACAGCGAGCCTAGCTATTTTTTCGTTGAACGTATAAAATAATGCATTTATCACTACATCTGCTTCTTTCATTATTTTACGTATACTATCGTCTTCGTTTGCATCAAGTCTCAATACTTCAATTTTGGAGTTTTGCAATCTTTCCTTAAACATTTTCGCCTGTCCCACATCTAAATCACATAATAAAACCTTTTCCACATTCGGGCTTAATACTAAATCACGAGCTGCTTCTTTCCCCATTAACCCTGCACCTAATACAGCAACTATCATGTAATCATCCCCCTATTACTTGAGTGTCTATTTGTGCACGCTGTAATTTCCCACTATAGTCTATATATATGCTCTTCCATTCTGTATACACATCTAATGCTGCTACCCCTGAATCGCGATGGCCATTTCCAGTTCCTTTTGTTCCTCCAAAAGGTAGGTGAATTTCTGCACCTGTTGTACCTGCGTTAATATATACAATTCCAGTATCCAAATCACGCTGTGCACGGAATACTTTGTTAACATCACTCGAATAAATCGAGCTTGATAGTCCAAACTTCACTCCATTATTTACTTCAATGGCTTCCTCTAGTGAACTCACTTCTATTAAGGAAACAACTGGACCAAAGATTTCCTCCTGTGCTATTCGCATATTCGGTGTCACGTCTGTAAATAGAGTTGGTGCGTAATAATTCCCTTTTGATAGCTCCGCCTCATTTAAAATGGTCCCTCCCGTTAAGAGAGTAGCCCCTTCCTCTTGTCCAATTTTTATATAGGAATGGATTTTCTCCAGAGCTTTTTTATTAATAACTGGACCAATTTTGACCGTTTCATCTAATCCATCGCCAATCGTTAGTTTTTCCATTTGTTCTAAGAGCATTCTTTCTAAGTCTTCTCTTACATCTTTATGCACGATAACCCTGCTACATGCTGTGCATCTTTGTCCTGCAGTTCCAAAGGCACTCCATAAAATACCCTCTACTGCTAATGGAAGGTCTGCATCCTCCATTACGATTACTGCATTTTTCCCACCCATTTCGAGGGAAACTTTCTTTAAGTGACGACCACCAAGCTCCGCTACTTTACTCCCTGTCTCTGTAGAACCAGTGAACGAAATAACCTTCACTTCTGGATGCTCAATCATAGCCGTACCAACTTCCGAACCGGATCCAAAAACTACATTAGCAACTCCAGGTGGTAATCCTGCTTCATCAAAGATCTTAGCCATTTCATATGCCATCATCGGAGTTTCTGTTGCTGGTTTCCAAATGAATGCATTTCCTGCAACAATAGCAGGGAATGATTTCCACGTAGCAATCGCAACTGGAAAATTCCAAGGAGTTATGAGTCCCACCACTCCAATTGGTGCGCGGACACTCATCGCAAACTTGTCTGCCAATTCAGATGGAGTTGTCTCGCCAAACAAACGACGCCCTTCACCTGCCATATAAAATGCCATATCAATACCTTCTTGTACTTCTCCCCGTCCCTCTTCAATCACTTTTCCCATTTCTTTTGTTAACACTTGAGCTAGATGCTCTTTCTTTTCTTTCATTATTCTTCCAATCTCATATAAATAATCCGCACGTTTTGGTGCAGGAACGAGTGCCCATTTCTTTTGAGCATTCACTGCCGCTTTTACTGCAAGATTTACATCTTCCTCTGTAGATAGCTTGACCTCTGCAAGCTGCTCCCCATTCGCAGGATTTAACACTGACGTATACTCCGCACTCCCAGCATCCTGCCATTTTCCATCAATAAAATTTGTTAATTTCATTTTATTCCCTCTTTTCACTTTTAAATGTAAACGCTTCCATTAATAATATATTCGATAATTGTTTATAAATCCCTTTAAAATATTTAGAATTTTAGAATGAAACTTTTTAACTTTCATATCGTATAATTGGTTAATAACAATTTAGGAGGAGCTAGATTATGAATAATCATGAAATAGACTACAAATTATATGGAGATGATATGCAATTTGTAGAAATTGAATTGGATCCAAAAGAAACGGTTGTTGCAGAAGCAGGCAGCTTAATGATGATGGAAGATGGCATTTCAATGGAAACTATTTTCGGCGATGGCTCCTCAGGTTCTGGTGGTAGCGGTGGCGGTCTTATGGGCAAATTAATGGGTGCAGGTAAGCGTATGCTTACAGGAGAAAGTTTATTCATGACAACATTTACTAATACCGGTAGTGGAAAAAGACATGTCTATTTCGCATCACCTTATCCAGGCAAAATTATTCCGATGGATTTAAGTCAATACCGCGGCAAAATTATTTGTCAAAAGGATGCATTTCTAGCTGCAGCTAAAGGGGTTACGATTGGCATTGAATTTCAACGTAAGCTAGGAGCAGGTTTCTTTGGTGGTGAAGGTTTCATAATGCAAAAACTAGAAGGTGATGGTCTCGCTTTCGTTCATGCAGGAGGAACTATCCATAGAAAGTCTCTACAGCAAGGTGAGGTTTTACGAGTAGATACTGGATGTCTAGTAGCAATGACTGCGGATGTAGATTACAATATCGAAATGGTCAAGGGAGTTAAAACAGCCTTATTTGGTGGAGAAGGATTATTCTTCGCTACTTTACGTGGCCCGGGTACCGTATGGATCCAATCACTTCCATTTAGCAGATTAGCTAGTAAAGTATTTGCTGCTGCCCCACAAACACCAGGTGGTGGTTCAAAAGGTGAAGGCAGTATTGCAGGTGGATTATTTAACATGCTTGGTGGGAAATAAATACTTATTTTAGAGAATGACTCGCTTTTTGGGTCATTCTTTTTTTATTGGGTTTTATAAACTTTGTTGTTGCGCATATCAGGTTAGATGTTGCGGATATACATCTGAAAGTTGCGCATACGTATTCCAATGTTGCGTGTAACCAAATGAAGGTTGCGCATAACTAATTTGTTGCGCATACTGTGCTAAACGTTGCGGATATACATCTGAAGATTGCGCATACTGTGCTAAATGTTGCGGACATACATCTGAAAGTTGCGCATACGCATTCCTATGTTGCGTGTAACCAAATGAAGGTTGCGCATAACTAATTTGTTGCGCATACTGTGTTAAACGTTGCGGATATTCATCTGAAGATTGCGCATACTGTGCTAAATGTTGCGGACATACATCTGAAAGTTGCGCATACGCATTCCTTTGTGCCTATAACTACTGATGGTTGCGTCCAATAAGCCATAAAAATGTGTCTAAGTTTGTAACACATATTCAATACAAAAAAGTCGACTTTCCATTCCCTTTTGAACGGAAAGTCGTTTTTTTAATATTGATATTGACTGGCGAATATGCATTCCCTTATATTTCCATGCTAATTAGAGCCGTGGGTGCTGCAATCATAACGGTGTCTGCGATTCATTAAAAATTGGTGCCCAACTTGCGATTCCTGAGGGGCTTCTTGCGATTTGGCTATATGATCTTGCGATTTTCGTGACTGACCTTGCGATTCGGAGGCTCTAACTTGCGATTCAGTAAAAATTGGTGCCCAACTTGCGATTCCTGAGGGGCTTCTTGCGATTTGACTATATGATATTGCGATTCTCGTGACTGATCTTGCGATTCGCGTAATGTATAGCTCGTAATAGTACCGTTCAAAACTACGAATTAACGTATCAATCATTGATATTATGGCATCTTCAGTTGTACATCTTCTTTTTATGCATGTAAACAAGTAATCAAGTGTTCGTCTTTGCCATTTGGAAAGTGATGGTAAAGGGTTTCTTTTGTAACATTACAGGCTTTTAAAATTTCATTGAGTCCTTCAGTTTTGTAGCCTTTTTGCTGAAAAAGGGTTGTAGCAGTTTCAATCAAAAGTAATTTAGTATCCATATCTGGTTTGTATAACAAATCCTAACCAACATTATAGTATTTTGTTTATTACAATAAAGGACTTTCTGAAAGCTCATGCCTACTTTAAGTTTAAAACCTGTTTCTACCGTTTTCGAGGGCTTTGGAAAGAATTATTTTTTTGAGAGGCTTGTCATGTTGGAATTTCGAAAAAGTGCAAAATATCTACGGTGACACCACTCAACTCTGCAATCATTCAGCAGATTGTTTATACCCCCTCCCTATTCCCTTCATATAATATGTGGAGGGACGCTATACCTTGGGGTTCCTACATTATAGGATGGGAGGTGTGGATGTTGAATTCTTCTACAGGTTTATGGGTCGGTTTATTAGGCATAGTCTTAGGGGTGCTAGGTTTCTTTTATGCTCCGCTTTGGTTAGGTGCTGGAGCAGTTCTTTTAGGGCTAGTAGCTTTAGCTTATTCTCACAAGTTAGTAGTAGGGTGGATATCTTTAATACTCGGTGTAATTGTTTTAATTTTGACACTTTGGTCATAATATTAAACAAAAAGCGTATTGTATTAATACCTACTACGTGTTAAGCTTATTTAAATTTAAAATTTTGATAATTTCATATATTTTTTCTTATCCAGAGAGACGGAGGGATTGGCCCGAAGATGTCTCAGCAACCAGCCAAGTCGAGGTATGGTGCTAACTCCAATAGACGTGTGACGTCTTGAAGATAAGAAGACAAACTTCGATATTTACCCGAGGGTTCTCTTCTTATTAGAGAATCCTCTTTTTTTATTTTAATTGTAAAGGATGAATATTTATGTCAAAGAACAGTATTGATACACAGTTGGTGCAATTAGGAAATCATAGTGATGAGAAAACCGGCGCTGTAAACCCGCCTATATATTTATCAACAGCATATATACATAATGGAATCGGTCAATCTACAGGATACGACTACACGCGAACTAAGAACCCGACACGCGCTATTTTAGAGGAAGGAATTGCTAAATTAGAGGGTGGAGATGCTGGCTTTGCCTGTAGTTCCGGCATGGCGGCAATACAATTAGTTTTATCCCTTTTTCGTTCGGGAGATGAGATTATTGCTCCTGAAGATTTGTACGGTGGGACGTATCGATTATTTAACCAGTATGCAGATTCCTACAATATTCGTACTTCATATGCAAAGTTTGAATCAGCTGAAGAAGTAAATGCTTTAATTAATGAAAATACAAAAGCTTTGTTTATAGAAACACCAACAAACCCTTTGATGCAAGAAATCGATATACAACTATTTGCAGATGTAGCAAAAAAGCATAAATTATTGTTGATCGTAGACAATACATTCTTAACCCCTTATTTACAGCGACCTATTGAATTGGGTGCCCATATTGTCATCCATAGTGGCACAAAATATATTGGAGGTCATAACGATGTACTTGCGGGACTTGTAGTCACAAAAGGTACTGAACTTAGTGAACAATTGCAAACCAACCATAATGCTGCAGGCGCTGTTCTTTCTCCTTTCGATTCTTGGTTATTAATAAGAGGATTAAAAACACTTCATCTTCGTATGAAGCAGCATGACACAAATGCAAAAAAGATTGCAGCTTTTTTGAAGAATGAGCATTCAATTAAGGATGTTCTGTATCCTGGTATAGGTGGTATGCTTTCCTTCCGTTTGCAAAAAAGTGAATGGGTTGCTCCTTTCCTAGAGAGTCTGAAACTAATTGTATTTGCTGAAAGTCTTGGTGGTGTGGAAAGCTTCATCACATATCCTACTACACAAACACATGCGGATATCCCAGAGGAAGAACGCAATGCACGTGGAGTTGACAGTAGCCTGCTCCGATTCTCTGTAGGAATCGAGGAAGCAGATGATTTAATAGCGGATTTGAAACAGGTATTCAATACTTTAGAAAGTGAGGTGGCTAACTAATGAGCAGCTATAAAGAATCGTTAGAAACTACCCTAATCGTGGCATCTACTCGGGGAGACTCAGAAATAAAAACTGGAGCTGTCAATGTTCCTATCTATTTATCCTCCACTTTCCATCAAGGAGGCTTTGATGATTTTGGACCTTATGACTATAGTCGATCGGGAAATCCTACGAGGGATGCACTGGAAAAAACGATTGCAGAATTAGAGGGGGGCACTAGAGGACTGGCATTTGCTTCAGGAATCGCAGCTATTTCTTCTGCTTTTATGCTTTTGTCATCAGGCGATCATATCGTAATAACAGAAGATGTATACGGTGGTACTTTCCGTTTTGTTACTGAGGTATTGCCGCGTTTTGGTATCGAGCATACTTTTGTAGATTTTACGAATGTCGAAGCCATCGCAAGTGCCATTCAGCCAAATACAAAATTAATTTATATCGAAACTCCCTCTAATCCATGCTTAGGTATTACAGATATCTCTGCTGTTGTGGATCTTGCGAAATCTAATGATTGTTTAACCTTTTTAGACAATACATTTATGACACCGATTTATCAGCGTCCACTTGACTTAGGAGTTGATGTCGTCTTACATAGTGCCACCAAATTTTTATCTGGACATAGCGATATCATTGCAGGACTTGCGGTTACACGAGACGAGGATTTAGGTAAACGTTTGGCATTTATCCAAAACTCATTCGGTGCTATTTTAGGAGCACAGGATTCATTTTCTTTAATCCAAGGCATCAAAACATTAAGTGTGCGTTTTGAGAAATCCGCTCATTCTGCGCAAAAAATTGCAAACTATCTAAATGGACATGATTT carries:
- a CDS encoding acyl-CoA dehydrogenase family protein, whose amino-acid sequence is MNFDFSEEQVLLRKTVRQFVDNEIIPHIAKWESDGAFDPAIWKRLADLGLMGVCVPEKYGGSGMDYNSLAIVCEELERGDTAFRTAVSVHTGLNSMTLMQWGSEEQKQKYLVPQATGEKIGAFGLTEPGAGSDVAAMSTVAVLDGEDYVLNGQKTWISLCDVADHFIIFAYTDKSKKHHGISAFIVERTLNGFSSKAIKGKYGIKSGNTGELFFDNMRVPKGNLLGKEGEGFKIAMSALDNGRFTVAAGAVGLSLACLEASVKYSKERQTFGKEIGRHQLVQQMIAKMEAGLQMSRLLVYRVGELKNKGVRNTRETSLAKWQACDFANKAADDAVQVYGAYGYSDEYPVARYLRNSKAPVIYEGTREIHTIMQAEYVLGYREDKTLSNMLPNWPFDE
- a CDS encoding beta-propeller domain-containing protein; the encoded protein is MKRWIISIGILGLVVSLASLFYFTKLSVTAQSVVLSGQVFQASFSSAIGKDALENEDVYVEDQQGKKVDANYSLTSNGKSIEIEGLNEGSYILRVKDKLGITKTGFPFHVYKELPTVQSEAELKAHFEMVKKLQNIQNEKFAFTETAEESSELSSDARGSGDHSTTNNQVEGVDEADIIKTNGTHIYSITENNIAVVNIEDPTKMKEETKIRIGSDYYPMQLFLSDKTLIVLAQKNSIHALPYEQSGNDIARMSMPMDSMTTALFYDISNPAEPKLQREVGTEGHMSGARLTAGTLYYVTNVYPNFWIMEEQENTELRPYTYDSEKGDTVKPLPYEDLSILPNSKEATYSIITALDVSNPEKNEVITKGYLGGSEQLYMSKNNLYLTSSIYEEGTSTGKMFWNPGSMDTEVFKFALDKTAIQFVASNRLKGHILNQFSMDEHDGYFRAVTTKGNSWNENEVSENNLFILDEGMKLIGSLTGLAKDERIYSARFMGDKAYMVTFKETDPLFVIDVATPTSPKVLGELKIPGFSNYLHPLDENHLIGFGYETRVDTQSGGKEPLIMTEGMKISLFDVSDFANPKEKDTEVIGDQGTYSPIQYDHHALFEHQEKHLYGFPVSIYERQPGKEYADFKQDGALIYEITPENGIERKGDLLRPEVSGQMYEEWESSIQRIVYAGDTIYTIAMKEIKSYNINTYKQTGLVKF
- a CDS encoding TetR/AcrR family transcriptional regulator, producing MDTKLLLIETATTLFQQKGYKTEGLNEILKACNVTKETLYHHFPNGKDEHLITCLHA
- a CDS encoding TIGR00266 family protein encodes the protein MNNHEIDYKLYGDDMQFVEIELDPKETVVAEAGSLMMMEDGISMETIFGDGSSGSGGSGGGLMGKLMGAGKRMLTGESLFMTTFTNTGSGKRHVYFASPYPGKIIPMDLSQYRGKIICQKDAFLAAAKGVTIGIEFQRKLGAGFFGGEGFIMQKLEGDGLAFVHAGGTIHRKSLQQGEVLRVDTGCLVAMTADVDYNIEMVKGVKTALFGGEGLFFATLRGPGTVWIQSLPFSRLASKVFAAAPQTPGGGSKGEGSIAGGLFNMLGGK
- a CDS encoding short-chain fatty acid transporter; the encoded protein is MKVLTRFTNSLMERYLPDPYIFVAILTILVFLLGVTLTDSTPLEMATYWGDGFWGLLSFTMQMVIVLLAGHVLASSPVFKKILSSLAGIAKTPGAAILLVSVVSLIGCWINWGFGLVIGALFAKEIARQVKNVDYRLLIASAYSGFIIWHGGLAGSIPLSIATEGHPFADIMGIVPTTETLFTTYNLFIVIALFVSVPLLNRWMMPSKEETFSIDPALLEEEETVEKNTKNLTPALRLEKSYILTGLIGLLGLVYLVQHFMNKGFDLNLNIVNLIFIILGIICHGTPQRFLVAVKNAAKTVGDIVIQFPFYAGIMGMMVASGLAGVVSEAFISISNEHTFYLFSFFAAGIVNFFVPSGGGQWAVQAPIMLDAASALDLSYAKTAMAIAWGDAWTNMIQPFWALPALAIAGLKAKDIMGYCVIILLLSGLVISIGLFFF
- a CDS encoding aldehyde dehydrogenase family protein, which encodes MKLTNFIDGKWQDAGSAEYTSVLNPANGEQLAEVKLSTEEDVNLAVKAAVNAQKKWALVPAPKRADYLYEIGRIMKEKKEHLAQVLTKEMGKVIEEGRGEVQEGIDMAFYMAGEGRRLFGETTPSELADKFAMSVRAPIGVVGLITPWNFPVAIATWKSFPAIVAGNAFIWKPATETPMMAYEMAKIFDEAGLPPGVANVVFGSGSEVGTAMIEHPEVKVISFTGSTETGSKVAELGGRHLKKVSLEMGGKNAVIVMEDADLPLAVEGILWSAFGTAGQRCTACSRVIVHKDVREDLERMLLEQMEKLTIGDGLDETVKIGPVINKKALEKIHSYIKIGQEEGATLLTGGTILNEAELSKGNYYAPTLFTDVTPNMRIAQEEIFGPVVSLIEVSSLEEAIEVNNGVKFGLSSSIYSSDVNKVFRAQRDLDTGIVYINAGTTGAEIHLPFGGTKGTGNGHRDSGVAALDVYTEWKSIYIDYSGKLQRAQIDTQVIGG
- a CDS encoding saccharopine dehydrogenase family protein; this encodes MIVAVLGAGLMGKEAARDLVLSPNVEKVLLCDLDVGQAKMFKERLQNSKIEVLRLDANEDDSIRKIMKEADVVINALFYTFNEKIARLAVEVGVHSIDLGGHIGGATDNVLILHEKAKGKGITLIPDLGVAPGMINILAGYGASKLDEVNAIRLYVGGIPVEPEGIFGYNIVFSLEGVFDHYTDASHVIRDGKCQEVPSLTEVESITFEEYGELEAFHTAGGTSTLPKSFPNVDTLEYKTIRYKGHADKFKLLVDLGLTNKNTVVNVNGNMIKARDVLKEVLTPQLLLGDKEDAVLLRVIVEGLKDGVPTNFTYEMATKKDSLSGETAMARATANTISVVAQMIGNSVIKNRGVYPPELIVPGELYIREMAARGVEIRESITRGE